From the Manis javanica isolate MJ-LG chromosome 13, MJ_LKY, whole genome shotgun sequence genome, one window contains:
- the CCSAP gene encoding centriole, cilia and spindle-associated protein, which translates to MSPGSGVKSEYMKRYREPRWDEYAPCYRELLRYRLGRRLLEQTHAPWLWDAWGSDDSASSASSGPDGAAPRCAPASPPPESPEPAAPAEPEEQDAPDAAPPAPPAKDVKEKPEEIRTREADKLPNSVEPRHQPSALFAAENRKAVKSPQRSSSKIKENKHPFALYGWGEKQTDTGSQKTHNVCASAPVREIHESALRAKNRRQVEKRRLVAQRQRAHSVDVEKNRRIKPPASENPWLTEYMRCYSARA; encoded by the exons ATGTCCCCGGGCAGCGGCGTCAAGAGCGAGTACATGAAGCGCTACCGGGAGCCGCGCTGGGACGAGTACGCGCCGTGCTACCGCGAGCTGCTGCGCTACCGCCTGGGCCGCCGGCTGCTGGAGCAGACGCACGCGCCCTGGCTCTGGGACGCCTGGGGCTCGGACGACTCGGCGTCGTCGGCCTCCTCGGGGCCCGACGGTGCCGCGCCCCGGTGCGCCCCCGCCTCGCCGCCCCCGGAGTCCCCGGAGCCCGCGGCGCCCGCCGAGCCGGAGGAGCAGGACGCGCCGGACGCGGCTCCTCCAG caccacCAGCAAAAGACGTCAAAGAAAAACCCGAGGAGATCAGAACAAGGGAGGCGGACAAATTACCCAACAGCGTCGAACCTCGACACCAGCCAAGTGCCTTATTTGCTGCAGAAAATAGGAAAGCCGTCAAAAGTCCTCAAAGATCatcaagtaaaataaaagaaaacaagcatcCCTTTGCTCTCTATGGGTGGGGAGAAAAACAGACGGATACGGGGAGCCAGAAAACACACAACGTCTGTGCCTCGGCCCCAGTGCGCGAG ATTCATGAATCAGCATTACGAGCCAAGAACAGAAGACAGGTGGAAAAAAGGAGACTGGTTGCTCAGAGGCAACGTGCACACTCTGTTGATgtggagaaaaacagaaggatAAAGCCTCCTGCCTCAGAGAACCCGTGGCTGACAGAATACATGAGATGCTATTCAGCGAGAGCCTGA